Below is a genomic region from Phragmites australis chromosome 20, lpPhrAust1.1, whole genome shotgun sequence.
GGACAAGCTCGCCCACATCGCCGGCGGAGAAGGAGCCGAGGTCATCGTCAACAGGGACGCCATGGCCGCCTTCGCCGACAGCGCCCGCATCTTCATCCACTACCTCTCCGCCACGTCCGTACCTCCCCAATACCCCCTCACTACCTCTCATTGACATTCAGATTCTCCTCCGTTTTTTGGTGATTGTTGTTGGCATCATCGTTTGTTTCTGTGTATGGATTGGGACTTGGGACAGAAAACTAGTAATTTGATCATGTATTAGTAGATTAACTAGAAGTATATTTTGCTGAATAGGAGTGGTGAAGTAAAACATATTTAGTCCAAGAGAATCGTCAAGGGGGAATTTTGGGGCGAATTGAGTAATCTCTGCTCGCTGGTAAATTTGCTTTAGATTGCCTGAGAATGGTTCACAGCCTGGAGTAATCGAGAAACTTTGTTATCTGATGATAAGTGATGACACGGGAGAAGGGAGGACATGAAACAGGAAACGTGTGTAATCTAGAACTAGAAGCAAGGGTTGTTGCTTCCAAATTCAGCATAGTGAGCTTCTCCTTATCGAGGCTTTTGCGATAATAACATGGTGATGATTTTGTCTGCAGTGCCAATGACATGTGCAAGGAATCAAAGAGGCAGACCATCAATGCTGATGATGTCCTCAAGGCGCTTGATGAGATGGAGTTTTCAGAGTTTGTAGAGCCCCTTAGGGCTTCCCTGCAAGGTCAATCTTGTACTCATGTTACCTTCACTATGTTATCCTCCTGTTAGATGCTCCACGGGTATACAATATGTAAAGGGGATGCAGGGTGAAACGGCTTGTGTTTTTACTCATTGCTATACTTGCTTAAATGCCACCACTGTCTTAGTGCATTTGAGAGCATATACTTGTTAACAACGTACACATAAGTTCTTGGACTTTTCCATCCTTGCGTGCTGAGGCTTCTTTTGCATTAGCTTGTGCACTTAACTGCTTGCATGATTTCACTGTTTTCCGTTAAGGAGATaccattcctttttttttctagcttttgtcatatttttttcatgattgTTCTGCCAATGAGCCAATACATCTGAGTTTCATACTATTTTTTCCAGCCTTTGTGATCAAGTATATTCTATTATCCATCTGATCTCATCTCCTCCTTTGCCCTCATTTGTTTTTTTCCCAGTGTTCAGAAACAAAAATGCGGGCCAAAGGTCAGAAGCAAGcataaaacaaaaggaaaagaggAGGAAGTTAGATAAGGAGCCACCTCCACAGAAGGAAAATGATCCAGCTGATGATGCCAAGGAGAATGACGATTAACTTTTCTGCTGATGTGTTAGTTTTATATTAGTAGTTGTATGCGCCTTGTGCTCCATGTTGCCTCTGTATGGTAAAACCTTTTGTAGACTTGATATGCTACTGTATGGTAAAACCTTCCGCTATCAGTTTTCAGCTTCTGGTGGCGCAATTAGAAGTTCAGCATCTGGTGAAATGATGTTTTTATGGTCTATTCTGGGAATAAGTTGGTGGAAAATTGCTGGTTTTATTCAACCTCTACTGGAATCGCACATCTCGTTTTGCTTTTGAGTTCGAGTCTAAGTGCCTCTTGTTACTGTCACTCCATATTGTAAAAGCATACTTGGTACGGAGTACAATTCTGCATATCAATCATTTTTTGGGTTCCTTATGGATGAACGCATTGCCCATGAAGCGTTTATGTTGAAGGCCTGGCACCAATTGAACAATATTTAAAAGGTTGACGTTGGTTATGAGTCATGTTTTTAACCAATCTCTAGTGGAATCACTAAATGCcagaagtttctttttgccatgGTATCACCATGTTAATGTGAATAAATGAAACTATGAAATATGACGGTAAATTTGTAACTGTTCAAAACCATCCGCATGAAGCCGCCTACGAATCATCTTCAGAAGCTGCGAGTCAGGCCTGACAGGTTTACAGCCGGCCCTTAGAGGTTTAGGAGAGCTTCCAGCATGAATCAAGAAAGTATGAGTAAAAACTTCAAAACACTAATAGCTTCATACTTAATTCTGAGTACGTGAACAGGTGTAAAATTTCCTTGCTTTCACTATTGCGGATAAAGTTCAGAGCGCAGATCATCATTAGCTACAAGAAGAAACAAGGTATCATTGACAAACACTAGATCGGGACTTCTGAGATTTTCATCTTGAACAAGGACATGTCAAACAGTTGTGGTACAGTGATTGCAAGTGTCTGATCAGTCTGAACATGGCTATAGCTCACAAGACAGAACTTGCTCTACTTCAGTCCATTCCCCATTTCCTTACGACTCTTTCTTTCGCTGACATTCCATCTCTATCTTTCACAGGCACTCCAGCCAGATTACCGCTGTCTAGGATACTTGATTTTGGTACAGACTTTGGACCCGATGTGCCCTGGAAAACACAGCAAGCAATGAAGGAGAGTGCACGCCGTATTTGTCGCAGCACAACCAGCAATGAATTGACAATAGCTGCTATCAGTACATTGAAGTTCGCAATCAGGAAAAACTGCAAGGCAAATTGAGCAATAGTTAGGACTTAGGAGCCATTTATGTTGGGATCTCAACATGGTAATAAGGCTATTCTGAATTTACCGCAGCGATAATGCCGAGGATTGTCAGAACAAATTGTTTTGCTGCATCCCAGAAACCTCCACTGGAAAGCCACCTGAACCACCCACCTCCTCCAGaccatcctccaccaccagcagcaggaCCTCCAGGCCGGCCCCTTTGCCGCCTCCTTTCAATTTCCACACCCCATTTCTCAAACTCTGTCTTCTTCTGCCCCAGGGCATTCTCCAGCGCTTTCCTAGCTTCGTCCTGTAACAAAAATTGCTCAGTTTGTGATAATATCAGTGTGTAATTTTGGATCCTCGCAGAAATTAGCTGCACTACTTAGTTGCACTATTGTCTCGTAAATAACAGtgctagtttattttttatagaaaaatccTGTTACATGCCAAAGAGGGCCATCAAATCCTAGGAAATGTGCAATTTTACAACAGCTCGGTTAAGTATCGTAATAAACTGACATGATTATGTTATTATCTTCCTAAATTACAACATTCAGGATTCTGTATGTACATCCCCATAAAGATCAATATACATCCTCATAAGGGTTTTGGCTAAAAGAAATTTCCACCTGATCCACATAGAGGTGTCCATCTGATTCTCAAATAGTGTAAACAAACACATTTAACCGATCCCGTTATTAATCTGCCAGTAATCTACAGCGTAATGTAGGATTGACTGTTTACACCAAAGGATAGGCAATTTAGCACCTTGCAACGCTAGAATTCAGGTCATCGCCAACAAATGACGACAGGGTTCCtcgaaccaaaaaaaaaaaaaaagaattaccGAATAAATCCTTCTAACAAGGAACCCCCGAATTGGTGGGCTAACCAATCAAGAGATGCATACTGCGCGCACCTGCTTCTTGCGGTTCCCGCCGCCGGAGAAGAGGCAGTAGGCGCGGCCGACGCTGCCACTGCAGGAGCTGAGACTCGCCCGGAGAGTAAGGCACCCAGGGCTACTGGGTAACCAGCCG
It encodes:
- the LOC133901288 gene encoding DNA polymerase II subunit B4-like; protein product: MAGEATKEPPAAQAQQEPAMTEAAQVEELPKAIVRRLVKDKLAHIAGGEGAEVIVNRDAMAAFADSARIFIHYLSATANDMCKESKRQTINADDVLKALDEMEFSEFVEPLRASLQVFRNKNAGQRSEASIKQKEKRRKLDKEPPPQKENDPADDAKENDD
- the LOC133901285 gene encoding uncharacterized protein LOC133901285, whose protein sequence is MSPPPPPRLRAFRRGGVLFAAGWLPSSPGCLTLRASLSSCSGSVGRAYCLFSGGGNRKKQDEARKALENALGQKKTEFEKWGVEIERRRQRGRPGGPAAGGGGWSGGGGWFRWLSSGGFWDAAKQFVLTILGIIAAFFLIANFNVLIAAIVNSLLVVLRQIRRALSFIACCVFQGTSGPKSVPKSSILDSGNLAGVPVKDRDGMSAKERVVRKWGMD